From a region of the Daphnia pulicaria isolate SC F1-1A chromosome 1, SC_F0-13Bv2, whole genome shotgun sequence genome:
- the LOC124352006 gene encoding proteasome subunit beta type-3-like, which translates to MSILSYNGGCVLAMKGKGCVAIASDRRFGVQTSTLAMDFQRMFEMGPHLYIGLPGLATDTLTVHERLRFRLNLYELRESRKIKPQTFSAMVSNLLYERRFGPYFVEPVIAGLDPVTWEPFISAMDLIGCPNMPEDFVVAGTCAEQLFGMCEALWEPNLEPDDLFETISQALMNAFDRDAISGWGGVVHIIEKDKVTTRMLKTRMD; encoded by the exons ATG TCTATTCTATCATACAATGGTGGATGCGTTCTTGCAATGAAAGGCAAGGGATGCGTGGCAATTGCCTCTGATCGTCGTTTTGGAGTCCAAACTTCTACATTGGCTATGGATTTTCAGAGAATGTTTGAAATGGGTCCCCATCTCTACATTGGTCTTCCTGGCTTAGCAACTGATACTTTGACGGTCCATGAAAGACTTCGCTTCCGTCTCAATCTCTATGAGCTCAGAGAAAGCCGTAAAATCAAACCACAAACATTTTCTGCTATGGTGTCCAATCTTTTGTATGAGAGACGCTTTGGACCTTACTTTGTTGAGCCTGTCATTGCAG GGCTTGATCCGGTTACCTGGGAACCATTTATTTCTGCTATGGATCTTATTGGTTGTCCTAACATGCCTGAAGATTTTGTTGTAGCTGGAACATGTGCTGAACAACTCTTTGGAATGTGTGAAGCCTTGTGGGAACCAAACCTAGAACCTGATGATCTTTTTGAAACCATCAGCCAGGCACTAATGAATGCATTTGATAGAGATGCTATTTCTGGATGGGGAGGTGTTGTTCACATCAT TGAAAAAGACAAAGTGACAACTAGGATGCTCAAGACCAGGAtggattga